A part of Prionailurus viverrinus isolate Anna chromosome E1, UM_Priviv_1.0, whole genome shotgun sequence genomic DNA contains:
- the POLR2A gene encoding LOW QUALITY PROTEIN: DNA-directed RNA polymerase II subunit RPB1 (The sequence of the model RefSeq protein was modified relative to this genomic sequence to represent the inferred CDS: inserted 2 bases in 2 codons; deleted 3 bases in 3 codons), translating into MHGGGPPSGDSACPLRTIKRVQFGVLSPDELKRMSVTEGGIKYPETTEGGRPKLGGLMDPRQGVIERTGRCQTCAGNMTECPGHFGHIELAKPVFHVGFLVKTMKVLRCVCFFCSKLLVDSNNPKIKDILAKSKGQPKKRLTHVYDLCKGKNICEGGEEMDNKFGVEQPEGDEDLAKEKGHGGCGRYQPRIRRSGLELYAEWKHVNEDSQEKKILLSPERVHEIFKRISDEECFVLGMEPRFARPEWMIVTVLPVPPLSVRPAVVMQGSARNQDDLTHKLADIVKINNQLRRNEQNGAAAHVIAEDVKLLQFHVATMVDNELPGLPRAMQKSGRPLKSLKQRLKGKEGRVRGNLMGKRVDFSARTVITPDPNLSIDQVGVPRSIAANMTFAEIVTPFNIDRLQELVRRGNSQYPGAKYIIRDNGDRIDLRFHPKPSDLHLQTGYKVERHMCDGDIVIFNRQPTLHKMSMMGHRVRILPWSTFRLNLSVTTPYNADFDGDEMNLHLPQSLETRAEIQELAMVPRMIVTPQSNRPVMGIVQDTLTAVRKFTKRDVFLERGEVMNLLMFLSTWDGKVPQPAILKPRPLWTGKQIFSLIIPGHINCIRTHSTHPDDEDSGPYKHISPGDTKVVVENGELIMGILCKKSLGTSAGSLVHISYLEMGHEITRLFYSNIQTVINNWLLIEGHTIGIGDSIADSKTYQDIQNTIKKAKQDVIEVIEKAHNNELEPTPGNTLRQTFENQVNRILNDARDKTGSSAQKSLSEYNNFKSMVVSGXKGSKINISQVIAVVGQQNVEGKRIPFGFKHRTLPHFIKDDYGPESRGFVENSYLXGLTPTEFFFHAMGGREGLIDTAVKTAETGYIQRRLIKSMESVMVKYDATVRNSINQVVQLRYGEDGLAGESVEFQNLATLKPSNKAFEKKFRFDYTNERALRRTLQEDLVKDVLSNAHIQNELEREFERMREDREVLRVIFPTGDSKVVLPCNLLRMIWNAQKIFHINPRLPSDLHPIKVVEGVKELSKKLVIVNGDDPLSRQAQENATLLFNIHLRSTLCSRRMAEEFRLSGEAFDWLLGEIESKFNQAIAHPGEMVGALAAQSLGEPATQMTLNTFHYAGVSAKNVTLGVPRLKELINISKKPKTPSLTVFLLGQSARDAERAKDILCRLEHTTLRKVTANTAIYYDPNPQSTVVAEDQEWVNVYYEMPDFDVARISPWLLRVELDRKHMTDRKLTMEQIAEKINAGFGDDLNCIFNDDNAEKLVLRIRIMNSDENKMQEEEEVVDKMDDDVFLRCIESNMLTDMTLQGIEQISKVYMHLPQTDNKKKIIITEDGEFKALQEWILETDGVSLMRVLSEKDVDPVRTTSNDIVEIFTVLGIEAVRKALERELYHVISFDGSYVNYRHLALLCDTMTCRGHLMAITRHGVNRQDTGPLMKCSFEETVDVLMEAAAHGESDPMKGVSENIMLGQLAPAGTGCFDLLLDAEKCKYGMEIPTNIPGLGAAGPTGMFFGSAPSPMGGISPAMTPWNQGATPAYGAWSPSVGSGMTPGAAGFSPSAASDASGFSPGYSPAWSPTPGSPGSPGPSSPYIPSPGGAMSPSYSPTSPAYEPRSPGGYTPQSPSYSPTSPSYSPTSPSYSPTSPNYSPTSPSYSPTSPSYSPTSPSYSPTSPSYSPTSPSYSPTSPSYSPTSPSYSPTSPSYSPTSPSYSPTSPSYSPTSPSYSPTSPSYSPTSPSYSPTSPSYSPTSPSYSPTSPNYSPTSPNYTPTSPSYSPTSPSYSPTSPNYTPTSPNYSPTSPSYSPTSPSYSPTSPSYSPSSPRYTPQSPTYTPSSPSYSPSSPSYSPTSPKYTPTSPSYSPSSPEYTPTSPKYSPTSPKYSPTSPKYSPTSPTYSPTTPKYSPTSPTYSPTSPVYTPTSPKYSPTSPTYSPTSPKYSPTSPTYSPTSPKGSTYSPTSPGYSPTSPTYSLTSPAISPDDSDEEN; encoded by the exons AAACGAATGTCCGTGACCGAGGGGGGTATCAAATACCCCGAGACGACTGAGGGAGGCCGCCCCAAGCTTGGGGGGCTGATGGATCCAAGGCAGGGGGTGATCGAGCGGACTGGCCGCTGCCAGACCTGTGCAG GAAACATGACAGAGTGCCCTGGCCACTTTGGCCACATCGAGCTGGCCAAACCTGTGTTTCACGTGGGCTTCCTGGTGAAGACGATGAAAGTTCTGCGCTGTGTCTGCTTCTTTTGCTCCAAACTTCTCGTGGACtct AACAACCCAAAGATCAAGGACATTCTGGCCAAGTCCAAGGGGCAGCCCAAGAAGCGGCTCACACACGTGTACGACCTGTGCAAGGGCAAGAACATCTGCGAGGGCGGAGAGGAGATGGACAATAAGTTCGGTGTGGAGCAGCCGGAGGGCGACGAGGACCTGGCCAAGGAGAAG GGCCACGGTGGCTGCGGGCGGTACCAGCCCAGGATCCGGCGCTCCGGCCTCGAGCTGTATGCCGAGTGGAAGCACGTCAACGAGGACTCGCAGGAGAAGAAGATCCTGCTGAGTCCCGAGCGCGTGCACGAGATCTTCAAGCGCATCTCCGACGAGGAGTGTttcgtgctgggcatggagccccgCTTCGCGCGGCCCGAGTGGATGATCGTTACGGTGCTGCCCGTGCCCCCGCTGTCCGTGCGGCCCGCCGTCGTGATGCAGGGCTCTGCCCGCAACCAG GACGACCTGACGCACAAGCTGGCCGACATCGTGAAGATCAACAACCAGCTGCGGCGGAACGAGCAGAACGGCGCGGCGGCACACGTCATCGCCGAGGACGTGAAGCTCCTCCAGTTCCATGTGGCCACCATGGTGGACAACGAGCTGCCCGGCCTGCCCCGC GCCATGCAGAAGTCCGGACGCCCCCTCAAGTCCCTGAAGCAGCGGCTGAAGGGCAAGGAAGGCCGGGTCCGGGGGAACCTGATGGGCAAGCGAGTGGACTTCTCGGCCCGCACCGTCATCACCCCCGACCCCAACCTCTCCATCGACCAGGTCGGCGTGCCCCGCTCCATCGCTGCCAACATGACTTTTGCGGAGATCGTCACGCCCTTCAACATCGACAG ACTTCAGGAGCTGGTGCGCAGGGGGAACAGCCAGTACCCG GGCGCCAAGTACATCATCCGGGACAACGGCGATCGTATCGACCTGCGTTTCCACCCCAAGCCCAGTGACCTTCACCTGCAGACCGGCTACAAG GTGGAGCGGCACATGTGCGACGGAGACATTGTTATCTTCAACCGGCAGCCGACTTTGCACAAAATGTCCATGATGGGGCATCGGGTCCGCATCCTGCCCTGGTCGACTTTCCGCTTGAATCTGAG CGTGACCACTCCGTACAATGCTGATTTTGACGGGGACGAGATGAACTTGCACCTGCCGCAGTCTCTGGAGACCCGGGCGGAGATCCAGGAGCTCGCCATGGTGCCACGCATGATTGTCACCCCCCAGAGCAATCGCCCCGTCATGGGCATCGTGCAGGACACGCTCACCGCAGTGCGCAAATTCACAAAGAGAGACGTCTTCTTGGAGCGG GGTGAGGTGATGAACCTCCTGATGTTCCTGTCCACGTGGGACGGGAAGGTCCCACAGCCAGCCATTCTGAAGCCCCGTCCCCTGTGGACGGGCAAGCAGATCTTCTCCCTCATCATACCGGGCCACATCAACTGCATCCGCACCCACAGCACCCATCCCGACGATGAGGACAGTGGTCCCTACAAGCACATCTCTCCCGGGGACACCAAG GTGGTGGTGGAGAACGGGGAGCTGATCATGGGCATCTTGTGTAAGAAGTCCCTGGGCACGTCTGCCGGCTCGCTGGTCCACATCTCGTACCTGGAGATGGGTCACGAA ATCACTCGCCTCTTCTACTCCAACATTCAGACCGTCATTAACAACTGGCTGCTCATCGAGG GTCATACCATTGGCATCGGGGACTCCATTGCGGACTCTAAAACTTACCAGGACATCCAGAACACGATCAAGAAGGCCAAGCAGGATGTGATAGAG GTCATCGAGAAGGCTCATAACAACGAGCTGGAGCCCACCCCGGGGAATACCCTGCGGCAGACGTTTGAGAACCAGGTGAACCGCATTCTCAACGACGCC CGAGACAAGACCGGCTCCTCCGCCCAGAAGTCCCTGTCTGAATACAACAACTTCAAGTCTATGGTCGTGTCCG CCAAAGGTTCCAAGATCAACATCTCCCAG GTCATCGCCGTCGTCGGGCAGCAGAACGTAGAGGGCAAGCGGATCCCGTTCGGCTTCAAGCACCGGACCCTGCCCCACTTCATCAAGGACGACTACGGGCCCGAGAGCCGAGGCTTCGTGGAGAACTCCTACC GCGGCCTCACGCCCACCGAGTTCTTCTTCCATGCCATGGGGGGTCGCGAGGGACTCATCGACACCGCTGTCAAGACAGCTGAGACTG GGTACATCCAGCGGCGGCTCATCAAGTCCATGGAGTCGGTGATGGTGAAGTACGACGCCACCGTGCGCAACTCCATCAACCAGGTGGTGCAGCTCCGCTACGGCGAGGACGGCCTGGCCGGCGAGAGCGTCGAGTTCCAGAACCTGGCCACCCTCAAGCCGTCCAACAAGGCTTTTGAGAAGAA GTTCCGCTTCGATTATACCAACGAGAGGGCCCTGCGGCGGACTCTGCAGGAGGACCTGGTGAAGGACGTGCTGAGCAACGCGCACATTCAGAACGAGCTGGAGCGTGAATTTGAGCGGATGCGTGAGGATCGGGAGGTGCTCAGGGTCATCTTCCCAACCGGCGACAGCAAG GTGGTCCTCCCCTGCAACCTGCTGCGCATGATCTGGAACGCTCAGAAGATCTTCCACATCAACCCTCGCCTCCCCTCCGACCTGCACCCCATCAAGGTCGTAGAGG GAGTCAAGGAATTGAGCAAGAAGCTGGTGATCGTGAATGGGGATGACCCCCTGAGCCGGCAAGCCCAGGAGAACGCCACGCTTCTCTTCAACATCCACCTGCGCTCCACGCTGTGCTCCCGCCGCATGGCCGAGGAGTTCCGGCTCAGCGGGGAGGCCTTCGACTGGCTGCTCGGAGAGATCGAGTCCAAGTTCAACCAAGCCATT GCCCATCCCGGGGAGATGGTGGGGGCCCTGGCCGCACAGTCCCTTGGAGAACCCGCCACCCAGATGACCTTGAACACCTTCCACTACGCCGGTGTGTCTGCCAAGAACGTGACCCTGGGCGTGCCGCGACTCAAGGAGCTGATCAACATTTCCAAGAAACCAAAGACCCCGTCACTCACGGTCTTCCTGCTGGGCCAGTCTGCTCGGGACGCCGAGAGGGCCAAG GACATTCTGTGCCGCCTGGAGCATACGACGTTGAGGAAGGTGACCGCCAACACAGCCATCTACTACGACCCCAACCCCCAGAGCACAGTGGTGGCCGAGGACCAGGAGTGGGTGAACGTCTACTATGAGATGCCTGACTTTGACGTGGCCCGAATCTCCCCCTGGCTTTTGCGGGTGGAGCTGGACCGGAAGCACATGACTGACCGGAAGCTGACCATGGAGCAGATTGCCGAAAAGATCAATGCTG GTTTTGGCGATGACTTGAATTGCATCTTTAACGATGATAACGCGGAGAAGCTGGTGCTGCGGATCCGCATCATGAACAGCGACGAGAACAAGATGCAGGAG GAAGAAGAGGTGGTGGACAAGATGGACGACGACGTTTTCCTGCGCTGCATCGAGTCCAACATGCTGACGGACATGACCCTGCAGGGCATTGAGCAGATCAGCAAG GTGTACATGCACCTGCCGCAGACGGACAACAAGAAGAAGATCATCATCACGGAGGACGGAGAATTCAAGGCCCTGCAGGAGTGGATCCTGGAGACCGACGgcgtgagcctgatgcgggtgcTGAGTGAGAAGGACGTGGACCCTGTGCGCACCACGTCCAACGACATCGTGGAGATCTTCACG GTGCTGGGCATCGAAGCCGTGCGGAAGGCCTTGGAGCGAGAGCTCTACCACGTCATCTCCTTTGACGGTTCCTACGTCAATTACCGCCACTTGGCTCTCCTGTGTGATACCATGACCTGTCGTGGCCACTTGATGGCCATCACGCGACACGGGGTTAACCGCCAAGATACGGGACCTCTCATGAAATGCTCCTTTGAGGAAACG GTGGATGTGCTCATGGAAGCGGCCGCGCACGGAGAGAGCGACCCCATGAAGGGGGTGTCTGAGAACATCATGCTGGGCCAGCTCGCTCCGGCCGGCACCGGCTGCTTCGACCTCCTGCTCGACGCGGAGAAGTGCAAGTACGGCATGGAGATCCCCACCAACATCCCCGGCCTGGGGGCCGCCGGAC CCACTGGCATGTTCTTCGGCTCAGCGCCCAGTCCCATGGGAGGGATTTCTCCGGCCATGACTCCCTGGAACCAGGGTGCCACTCCGGCCTATGGCGCCTGGTCTCCCAGTGTTG GAAGTGGGATGACCCCAGGGGCGGCTGGCTTCTCCCCTAGTGCTGCTTCGGATGCCAGCGGCTTCAGTCCAGGCTACTCCCCTGCGTGGTCCCCCACGCCAGGCTCGCCGGGCTCCCCGGGCCCCTCGAGCCCCTACATCCCCTCACCAG GTGGTGCCATGTCTCCTAGCTACTCACCCACGTCTCCTGCCTACGAGCCTCGCTCCCCCGGGGGCTACACACCCCAGAGCCCCTCCTACTCCCCGACCTCGCCCTCCTACTCCCCGACCTCTCCGTCCTACTCTCCCACCAGTCCTAACTACAGCCCCACGTCACCCAGCTACTCCCCAACCTCCCCCAGCTACTCTCCCACGTCTCCCAGCTACTCCCCGACTTCTCCCAGCTACTCCCCGACCTCTCCCAGCTACTCTCCCACTTCCCCGAGCTACTCTCCCACCTCTCCCAGCTACTCTCCGACCTCTCCCAGCTACTCTCCCACTTCTCCCAGCTACTCCCCGACCTCTCCCAGCTACTCCCCGACCTCTCCCAGCTACTCCCCCACATCCCCCAGCTACTCCCCCACATCCCCCAGCTACTCTCCCACATCCCCCAGCTACTCCCCAACATCCCCGAGCTACTCCCCGACCAGCCCTAACTACTCTCCGACCAGTCCCAATTATACCCCAACGTCCCCCAGCTACAGCCCAACATCACCCAGCTACTCCCCGACGAGCCCCAACTACACACCGACAAGCCCTAACTACAGCCCAACCTCTCCCAGCTACTCTCCGACTTCACCCAGCTACTCCCCGACCTCGCCCAGCTACTCCCCGTCAAGCCCACGATACACACCGCAGTCTCCGACCTACACCCCGAGCTCCCCCAGCTACAGCCCCAGCTCCCCCAGCTATAGCCCCACCTCGCCGAAGTATACCCCCACCAGTCCCTCTTACAGCCCCAGTTCCCCGGAGTACACCCCGACCTCCCCCAAGTACTCACCCACCAGCCCCAAGTACTCACCCACCTCCCCCAAGTACTCACCCACCAGCCCCACCTACTCACCCACCACCCCAAAATATTCCCCAACGTCTCCTACTTACTCGCCAACCTCTCCGGTCTATACCCCAACCTCCCCCAAGTACTCGCCTACCAGCCCCACCTACTCGCCCACCTCCCCCAAGTACTCGCCCACCAGCCCCACCTACTCGCCCACCTCCCCCAAAGGCTCCACCTACTCGCCCACCTCCCCCGGCTACTCGCCCACCAGCCCCACCTACAGCCTCACCAGCCCGGCCATCAGCCCAGACGACAGTGATGAGGAGAACTGA